In Papaver somniferum cultivar HN1 chromosome 1, ASM357369v1, whole genome shotgun sequence, a genomic segment contains:
- the LOC113287716 gene encoding protein LIGHT-DEPENDENT SHORT HYPOCOTYLS 4-like gives MEPIGDSSSSENNNTNSSSMMMISSASTSSMASSSSSPPALSRYESQKRRDWNTFGQYLKNHRPPLSLSRCSSAHVLEFLRYLDQFGKTKVHNQICPFYGHPNPPAPCPCPLRQAWGSLDALIGRLRAAFEENGGKPEANPFGARAIRLYLREVRDLQSKARGISYEKKKRKRPPPTLHQQGSSSSAAGVLPMPPSSSSGANQ, from the coding sequence ATGGAACCAATAGGAGATAGCTCTAGTTCAGAGAACAAcaacaccaacagcagcagcatgATGATGATATCATCTGCATCAACATCATCCatggcatcatcatcatcatcacctccagCTTTAAGTAGATATGAAAGCCAAAAACGTCGAGACTGGAACACTTTTGGTCAGTACCTAAAGAATCACAGACCCCCACTCTCTCTATCTCGTTGTAGCAGTGCTCATGTTCTTGAATTCTTAAGATACTTAGATCAGTTTGGGAAAACTAAAGTTCATAACCAAATCTGCCCTTTTTATGGACACCCAAACCCACCAGCTCCATGTCCGTGTCCTCTTCGTCAAGCTTGGGGAAGTCTTGATGCTCTTATCGGACGCCTTCGTGCTGCTTTCGAAGAAAATGGTGGCAAGCCTGAAGCTAATCCTTTTGGTGCTAGGGCTATTAGGCTTTACTTACGTGAGGTTCGTGATTTACAATCAAAAGCAAGAGGAATCAGCTACGAGAAAAAGAAACGCAAGCGTCCTCCTCCTACACTTCATCAACAAGGTTCGTCATCATCGGCAGCTGGAGTGTTACCAATGCCACCTTCAAGTAGTAGTGGCGCCAATCAGTAA